In Streptomyces sp. SID8374, one genomic interval encodes:
- a CDS encoding response regulator transcription factor, translated as MRVLLVEDEEFLAEMIAEGLRRDAVAVDIAPDGPTALEKLRFGAYDVMILDRDLPGLHGDEVCRRVVGARLLTRILMLTASGAVRDRVAGLGLGADDYLTKPFAYDELLARVLALGRRSRPALPPVLERAGLTLDTARRQVCRDGRYLSLSRKEFAVLETLLRAEGAVVSGDDLIEEVWEEDTSYRTNAVRVTLSKLRTKLGAPPVIETVPGAGYRIGGGPVAGGGNGAAR; from the coding sequence ATGCGCGTGCTGCTGGTGGAGGACGAGGAATTCCTGGCGGAGATGATCGCCGAGGGGCTGCGCCGCGACGCCGTCGCGGTGGACATCGCCCCCGACGGGCCGACCGCGCTGGAGAAGCTCCGTTTCGGCGCGTACGACGTGATGATCCTCGACCGCGACCTGCCCGGGCTGCACGGTGACGAGGTGTGCCGCCGGGTCGTCGGCGCGCGCCTGCTGACCCGGATCCTGATGCTCACCGCCTCGGGGGCCGTACGGGACCGGGTGGCCGGCCTCGGGCTCGGCGCCGACGACTACCTGACCAAGCCGTTCGCGTACGACGAACTCCTCGCCCGGGTCCTCGCCCTCGGCCGCCGCTCCCGCCCGGCCCTCCCACCGGTCCTGGAACGGGCCGGACTGACCCTCGACACCGCCCGCCGCCAGGTCTGCCGCGACGGCCGCTACCTGTCTCTCTCCCGCAAGGAGTTCGCCGTGCTGGAAACCCTCCTGCGGGCCGAGGGCGCCGTCGTCAGCGGCGACGACCTGATCGAGGAGGTGTGGGAGGAGGACACCAGCTACCGCACCAACGCGGTCCGGGTCACCCTCTCCAAGCTCCGTACGAAACTGGGGGCGCCACCCGTGATCGAGACCGTGCCGGGTGCCGGGTACCGCATCGGGGGCGGACCCGTGGCGGGCGGCGGGAACGGCGCAGCCCGGTGA
- a CDS encoding ATP-binding protein produces the protein MNSERARLTALYGGLLVLAGVLLMGLVYVLVSDGLYSSVMTAVAPAVPASRLDAASAPLLPTSDWAQTTVIQPGQYAVARKVSTAAGDAVLHQLLTVSALSLAVYSALSVALAWWMAGRVLRPVGVITARARRLSGSNLHERIALKAPPGELKELADTFDGMLDRIEQLVAARQRFAANAAHELRTPLAVQRAAAEIGLADDPPPEKVAWIRDKLIDTADNSEQLIEGLLLLAVSDEGLRRRERVALDATTATATEALAAEAEERDVTVDVEARPVSVQGDPVLLDHLVHNLVANALRHNHPGGTVRVRVGPGGLEVANTGPVVDPAALPLLFEPFRRAQARRHAPGEGAGLGLSIVASVARAHGGDVGATANPGGGLTARVTLPTCA, from the coding sequence GTGAACAGCGAACGCGCGCGACTCACCGCGCTCTACGGCGGCCTGCTCGTGCTGGCCGGGGTCCTGCTCATGGGGCTCGTCTACGTGCTGGTCAGCGACGGGCTCTACAGCAGCGTCATGACCGCCGTCGCCCCCGCCGTCCCCGCCTCCCGGCTGGACGCCGCCTCCGCGCCCCTGCTGCCCACCTCCGACTGGGCGCAGACCACCGTGATCCAGCCCGGCCAGTACGCGGTCGCGCGGAAGGTCTCCACCGCCGCCGGGGACGCCGTGCTCCACCAGCTCCTCACCGTCTCCGCGCTCTCCCTCGCCGTCTACTCGGCGCTCTCCGTCGCCCTCGCCTGGTGGATGGCGGGCCGGGTGCTGCGGCCCGTCGGGGTCATCACCGCCCGGGCCCGACGGCTCTCCGGCTCCAACCTCCACGAGCGGATCGCGCTCAAGGCCCCGCCCGGCGAACTCAAGGAGCTGGCCGACACCTTCGACGGGATGCTGGACCGGATAGAGCAGCTGGTCGCCGCCCGGCAGCGGTTCGCCGCCAACGCCGCCCATGAGCTGCGCACCCCGCTCGCCGTGCAGCGGGCCGCCGCCGAGATCGGACTCGCCGACGACCCGCCGCCCGAGAAGGTCGCCTGGATCCGGGACAAGCTCATCGACACCGCCGACAACAGCGAGCAGCTCATCGAGGGCCTGCTGCTCCTCGCGGTCTCCGACGAGGGGCTGCGGCGGCGCGAACGGGTCGCCCTGGACGCCACCACCGCCACGGCCACCGAGGCGCTGGCGGCGGAGGCGGAGGAGCGGGACGTGACCGTCGACGTGGAGGCCCGGCCGGTGAGCGTGCAGGGCGACCCGGTCCTCCTGGACCACCTCGTGCACAACCTGGTCGCCAACGCGCTGCGCCACAACCACCCCGGCGGGACCGTACGGGTCCGGGTCGGCCCGGGCGGCCTGGAGGTCGCCAACACGGGGCCCGTGGTGGACCCGGCGGCCCTGCCGCTGCTGTTCGAACCGTTCCGCCGGGCACAGGCCCGCCGCCACGCACCGGGCGAGGGCGCGGGGCTCGGGCTCTCCATCGTGGCGTCGGTCGCGCGGGCGCACGGCGGGGACGTCGGCGCCACGGCGAACCCGGGCGGGGGACTGACGGCCCGGGTGACGCTGCCCACCTGTGCATGA
- a CDS encoding SIS domain-containing protein, giving the protein MSDSKLAGQFFDAAIGLLQRVRDEEAGSIAAAGSAIADTVEAGGRLFAYGAGHSSLAAQDVVYRAGGLALMNLLTVPGTTGVDVMPATLGSALERVDGLASAVLDSSPATAGDVLVIISLSGRNALPVEMAQNARALGLKVIGVTSVAYAENTRSRHTSGGFLRDHCDIVLDSKIAIGDAELTSPGIEAPFAPASTVVTSAIMQSMMAAASEQLVARGIEPPLLRSGNVDGGHDWNGRVMTEYRERIFYRH; this is encoded by the coding sequence ATGAGCGACAGCAAGCTGGCCGGTCAGTTCTTCGATGCGGCGATCGGCCTGCTCCAGCGGGTGCGGGACGAGGAGGCGGGCTCCATCGCGGCGGCGGGTTCGGCCATCGCCGACACGGTCGAGGCGGGCGGCCGGCTCTTCGCGTACGGCGCCGGGCACTCCTCCCTCGCCGCCCAGGACGTCGTCTACCGGGCGGGCGGGCTGGCCCTGATGAACCTGCTCACGGTGCCCGGTACCACCGGCGTGGACGTCATGCCCGCCACCCTCGGCTCCGCCCTGGAGCGGGTGGACGGCCTGGCCTCGGCGGTCCTGGACTCCAGCCCGGCGACGGCGGGCGACGTGCTCGTGATCATCTCGCTCTCCGGCCGCAACGCGCTCCCGGTCGAGATGGCCCAGAACGCCCGGGCCCTGGGGCTGAAGGTCATCGGCGTGACCTCGGTGGCGTACGCGGAGAACACCCGCTCCCGGCACACCTCGGGCGGCTTCCTGCGCGACCACTGCGACATCGTCCTCGACAGCAAGATCGCGATCGGCGACGCGGAGCTGACCTCCCCCGGCATCGAGGCCCCCTTCGCCCCGGCCTCCACCGTCGTCACCAGCGCGATCATGCAGTCGATGATGGCGGCGGCCTCCGAGCAGCTGGTGGCCCGTGGCATCGAACCGCCGCTCCTGCGCTCGGGGAACGTGGACGGCGGCCACGACTGGAACGGCCGGGTCATGACGGAGTACCGCGAGCGGATCTTCTACCGCCACTGA
- a CDS encoding metal-dependent transcriptional regulator codes for MSGLIDTTEMYLRTILELEEEGVVPMRARIAERLDQSGPTVSQTVARMERDGLVQVAGDRHLELTEEGRRLATRVMRKHRLAECLLVDVIGLEWEQVHAEACRWEHVMSEAVERRVLELLRHPTESPYGNPIPGLEELGEKAEADPFLDASMVSLAELDPGSEGKTVVVRRIGEPIQTDAQLMYTLRRAGVQPGSVVSVTESPGGVLVGSSGEAAELDAEVASHVFVAKR; via the coding sequence ATGTCCGGACTGATCGACACCACGGAGATGTATCTCCGCACCATCCTCGAACTGGAAGAGGAAGGCGTGGTGCCCATGCGCGCCCGGATCGCCGAACGGCTGGACCAGAGCGGTCCGACCGTCAGCCAGACGGTGGCCCGCATGGAGCGCGACGGCCTGGTCCAGGTCGCGGGGGACCGCCACCTGGAGCTGACCGAGGAGGGCCGCCGCCTGGCCACCCGCGTCATGCGCAAGCACCGGCTGGCCGAGTGCCTGCTGGTCGACGTGATCGGCCTGGAGTGGGAGCAGGTCCACGCCGAGGCCTGTCGCTGGGAGCACGTGATGAGCGAGGCCGTGGAGCGGCGGGTGCTGGAGCTGCTGCGCCACCCGACGGAGTCTCCGTACGGGAATCCGATCCCGGGCCTGGAGGAGCTGGGCGAGAAGGCGGAGGCCGACCCGTTCCTGGACGCCTCGATGGTGAGCCTGGCGGAGCTGGACCCGGGCTCGGAGGGCAAGACCGTGGTCGTACGGCGGATCGGGGAGCCGATCCAGACGGACGCCCAGCTGATGTACACGCTGCGGAGGGCCGGGGTCCAGCCCGGTTCGGTGGTCAGCGTGACCGAGTCGCCCGGCGGGGTGCTGGTCGGCTCCAGCGGGGAGGCGGCGGAGCTGGACGCGGAGGTTGCTTCGCACGTGTTCGTGGCCAAGCGCTGA
- a CDS encoding alpha/beta hydrolase: MVRRIDVTGSDGVRLAAWEFADPPKERAGTEGAGADRAPGVLLLHGLMGRASHWAPTARWLSERYRAVGLDQRGHGRSDKPADGPYTRDAYVADAEAAIEQLDLGPVTVVGHAMGALTGWQLAAKRPDLVRAVVICDMRASALGAASQREWSDWFESWPLPFATLADVRKWFGEDDPWVERPNPMRGEFYAEVMAEKEDGWRPVFSRSQMLSSRATWVYDAHWEELAQVRCPALVLRGLDGELGRAEAQEMVRVLPRGQYAEVADAGHLVHYDQPEGWRAAVEPFLEQLAEDARGDREPVAP; encoded by the coding sequence ATGGTGCGGCGCATCGATGTGACCGGATCCGACGGCGTACGCCTCGCGGCGTGGGAGTTCGCGGACCCGCCGAAGGAGCGTGCGGGGACGGAGGGGGCGGGAGCGGACCGCGCCCCCGGCGTCTTACTGCTGCACGGGCTGATGGGCCGGGCCTCCCACTGGGCCCCCACCGCCCGCTGGCTCTCCGAGCGGTACCGCGCGGTCGGCCTCGACCAGCGGGGCCACGGCCGCAGCGACAAGCCCGCCGACGGCCCGTACACCCGCGACGCGTACGTCGCCGACGCCGAGGCCGCGATCGAACAGCTGGACCTCGGCCCCGTCACCGTCGTCGGCCACGCCATGGGAGCGCTCACCGGCTGGCAGCTCGCCGCCAAGCGCCCCGACCTGGTCCGGGCCGTCGTCATCTGCGACATGCGGGCCTCCGCGCTCGGGGCGGCCTCGCAGCGCGAGTGGAGCGACTGGTTCGAGTCCTGGCCGCTGCCCTTCGCCACCCTCGCCGACGTACGGAAGTGGTTCGGCGAGGACGACCCCTGGGTGGAGCGGCCGAACCCCATGCGCGGTGAGTTCTACGCCGAGGTGATGGCGGAGAAGGAGGACGGCTGGCGCCCGGTCTTCTCCCGCAGCCAGATGCTCAGCTCCCGCGCCACCTGGGTCTACGACGCGCACTGGGAGGAGCTGGCCCAGGTGCGGTGCCCCGCCCTCGTGCTGCGCGGCCTCGACGGTGAGCTGGGGCGGGCCGAGGCGCAGGAGATGGTGCGGGTCCTGCCGCGCGGCCAGTACGCGGAGGTGGCCGACGCGGGCCACCTCGTCCACTACGACCAGCCGGAGGGGTGGCGGGCGGCGGTGGAGCCGTTCCTGGAACAGCTCGCCGAGGACGCCCGGGGCGACCGGGAGCCGGTCGCCCCGTAG
- a CDS encoding transporter, whose translation MSVLDAPVTAAAPAAPTAGLTPVFVQLKLTLLRNGLRQSSGRKAAFIVSLVFTLLLAAGQVLALVLLRGNAHAGTVVVLLTAVVALGWAVLPLFFPSGDDTLDPTRLVMLPLRPQPLVRALLVSSMVGIGPLFTLCLVVGSVLALAHGPAGVVFAVLAVPLTLLLCVALSRAVATANVRLLNSRKGRDLAVLSGLVIAVGIQFVNFGAQRLGQAGGLSALEPAGNVARWLPGASAIAAVDAASEGSYGVAVLQLLVTVVALGALVWMWQRGLVKLMTAPDGSTLAAAEPSRKESGRTGLSGLLPEGRTGTVVQRSLRYVARDPKTKAAWVTALAIGAIVPLLNALQGTGSIYFACFAAGMLGMQMYNQFGQDTSAFWMVALTISSTRDAYVELRARAYALLLITLPYTVLVCVVTAAVLGRWQALPGVLGLSFALLGAMLGIGAVASALFPYSIPQEGAFKNVAPGQGGLAWISIISGMLAAPVLAGPVIALTVWLHVADHHSALWLVVPAGAVYGALIGWAGLRIAAPRTANRLPEILTAVSKG comes from the coding sequence ATGAGCGTGCTGGACGCCCCCGTCACCGCCGCCGCCCCGGCCGCGCCGACGGCGGGCCTGACCCCCGTCTTCGTACAGCTCAAGCTGACGCTCCTGCGCAACGGGCTGCGGCAGTCGTCCGGGCGCAAGGCGGCGTTCATCGTCTCCCTCGTCTTCACGCTGCTGCTCGCGGCGGGCCAGGTCCTCGCCCTCGTCCTGCTGCGCGGCAACGCGCACGCGGGGACGGTCGTGGTGCTGCTGACGGCAGTCGTGGCGCTCGGCTGGGCGGTGCTGCCGCTCTTCTTCCCCAGCGGCGACGACACCCTCGACCCGACCCGGCTGGTGATGCTGCCGCTGCGGCCGCAGCCGCTGGTGCGGGCGCTGCTGGTCTCCTCGATGGTCGGGATCGGGCCGCTGTTCACCCTCTGTCTGGTGGTCGGTTCGGTGCTCGCGCTGGCGCACGGTCCAGCGGGCGTGGTGTTCGCGGTGCTCGCGGTCCCGCTGACGCTGCTGCTCTGCGTGGCGCTGTCGCGGGCCGTCGCCACCGCCAACGTACGGCTGCTCAACTCCCGCAAGGGCCGTGACCTGGCGGTGCTGAGCGGGCTGGTGATCGCGGTGGGCATCCAGTTCGTCAACTTCGGCGCGCAGCGGCTCGGCCAGGCCGGGGGCCTCTCGGCGCTGGAGCCGGCCGGGAATGTGGCGCGCTGGCTGCCCGGTGCCTCGGCGATAGCGGCGGTGGACGCGGCGTCGGAGGGTTCGTACGGGGTGGCGGTCCTCCAGCTGCTGGTCACGGTGGTGGCCCTGGGGGCGCTGGTGTGGATGTGGCAGCGGGGGCTGGTGAAGCTGATGACCGCGCCGGACGGCTCGACGCTGGCCGCCGCCGAACCGTCCCGCAAGGAGTCGGGCCGCACGGGGCTGTCCGGGCTGCTGCCGGAGGGGCGTACGGGCACGGTCGTGCAGCGCAGCCTGCGGTACGTGGCACGGGACCCGAAGACCAAGGCGGCCTGGGTCACCGCGCTGGCCATCGGTGCGATCGTGCCGCTGCTCAACGCGCTCCAGGGCACCGGGTCGATCTACTTCGCCTGCTTCGCCGCCGGGATGCTCGGCATGCAGATGTACAACCAGTTCGGCCAGGACACCTCCGCCTTCTGGATGGTGGCCCTGACGATCTCCTCGACCCGGGACGCGTACGTCGAACTGCGGGCGCGGGCCTACGCGCTGCTGCTGATCACGCTGCCGTACACGGTGCTGGTCTGTGTGGTGACGGCGGCGGTGCTGGGCCGGTGGCAGGCGCTGCCCGGGGTGCTCGGCCTCTCCTTCGCGCTGCTGGGCGCGATGCTGGGGATCGGGGCGGTGGCCTCGGCGCTCTTCCCGTACTCGATCCCGCAGGAGGGCGCGTTCAAGAACGTGGCGCCCGGGCAGGGCGGGCTGGCGTGGATCTCCATCATCAGCGGCATGCTGGCCGCGCCGGTGCTGGCCGGTCCGGTGATCGCGCTGACGGTCTGGCTGCACGTCGCGGACCACCACAGCGCGCTGTGGCTGGTGGTCCCGGCCGGTGCGGTGTACGGGGCGCTCATCGGGTGGGCGGGGCTGCGCATCGCGGCACCGCGCACGGCCAACCGGCTGCCGGAGATCCTGACGGCGGTCAGCAAGGGGTGA
- a CDS encoding ABC transporter ATP-binding protein, which yields MPDQADARDVTETHGARTETGATAGGARTAPPAVRVQGLWKRFGEQIAVSGIDLELPAGKFIGLVGPNGAGKTTTLSMVTGLLRPDMGKIEVAGHDVWTDPVAVKSRIGVLPEGLRLFERLSGRELLAYNGRLRGLPGDEVDKRAAQLLDVLDLAGSQHKLVVDYSTGMRKKIGLAAALLHNPEVLFLDEPFEGVDPVSAQTIRGVLERYTRSGATVVFSSHVMELVESLCDWVAVMAAGRIKAQGTLAEVRGDAPSLQNAFLELVGAGGRDTTGDSLDWLGGTR from the coding sequence ATGCCGGACCAGGCAGATGCACGTGACGTGACGGAGACGCACGGCGCGCGTACGGAGACGGGCGCGACGGCGGGCGGGGCGCGGACCGCGCCTCCCGCTGTGCGCGTACAGGGGCTGTGGAAGCGGTTCGGGGAACAGATCGCCGTCTCGGGGATCGATCTTGAGCTGCCCGCGGGCAAGTTCATCGGCCTGGTGGGGCCCAACGGGGCGGGCAAGACGACGACGCTCTCCATGGTCACCGGGCTGCTGCGGCCCGACATGGGGAAGATCGAGGTCGCGGGCCACGACGTGTGGACGGACCCGGTCGCGGTGAAGTCCCGGATCGGGGTGCTGCCGGAGGGGCTGCGGCTCTTCGAGCGGCTCTCGGGGCGCGAACTGCTGGCGTACAACGGGCGGTTGCGCGGTCTGCCGGGCGACGAGGTCGACAAGCGGGCCGCCCAGCTCCTCGACGTACTGGATCTCGCCGGTTCGCAGCACAAGCTGGTCGTCGACTACTCGACCGGCATGCGGAAGAAGATCGGGCTGGCCGCCGCCCTGCTCCACAACCCCGAAGTGCTCTTCCTGGACGAGCCGTTCGAGGGCGTCGACCCGGTGTCCGCCCAGACCATCCGGGGTGTGCTGGAGCGCTACACCCGGTCCGGGGCGACCGTGGTCTTCTCCAGCCATGTGATGGAGCTGGTGGAGTCGCTCTGCGACTGGGTGGCCGTGATGGCGGCGGGCCGGATCAAGGCGCAGGGCACGCTGGCGGAGGTACGCGGCGACGCGCCGTCGTTGCAGAACGCTTTCCTCGAACTGGTCGGCGCGGGCGGCCGGGACACCACCGGCGACTCCCTCGACTGGCTGGGCGGCACCCGATGA
- a CDS encoding DUF4232 domain-containing protein, giving the protein MRVHQLTFAALAVAAGLSLTACEDGATGQGGATPAPAASSSATVGGGSGSGGSDQEGSEQSGGKDSGQASAGSTGGSSGGSGTAAKAAKCRTDALEITATDSTVGGDTAGTVAVGLKNRGGKDCTLSAYAGVDLKTNAGPLSAKRTGEQAGPFVLKDGKTVYFGISYPLNSSGGSGVRITGLVVTPPDETESVTLNWPGAATLPVTDGSGSPVEVGPIGSADQGG; this is encoded by the coding sequence ATGCGCGTTCACCAGCTCACCTTCGCCGCCCTGGCCGTTGCCGCGGGCCTCTCCCTCACGGCCTGCGAGGACGGCGCCACGGGACAGGGCGGCGCGACGCCCGCACCCGCCGCGTCCTCGTCCGCCACCGTCGGCGGCGGTTCGGGCTCCGGCGGTTCGGACCAGGAGGGGTCGGAGCAGAGCGGCGGGAAGGACAGCGGGCAGGCCTCCGCGGGGAGCACCGGCGGGAGTTCCGGTGGGAGCGGCACGGCCGCCAAGGCCGCCAAGTGCCGTACCGACGCGCTGGAGATCACCGCCACGGACAGCACCGTCGGCGGCGACACCGCCGGCACCGTCGCCGTGGGGCTGAAGAACCGCGGCGGCAAGGACTGCACGCTCTCCGCGTACGCGGGCGTCGATCTGAAGACGAACGCGGGGCCGCTCTCCGCGAAGCGCACCGGTGAGCAGGCCGGCCCGTTCGTCCTCAAGGACGGGAAGACGGTGTACTTCGGCATCAGCTACCCGCTCAACAGCTCGGGCGGCTCCGGCGTCCGCATCACCGGGCTCGTGGTGACCCCGCCGGACGAGACGGAGTCGGTCACCCTGAACTGGCCGGGCGCGGCCACGCTGCCCGTCACGGACGGCTCCGGCTCGCCGGTGGAGGTCGGCCCGATCGGCAGCGCCGACCAGGGCGGCTGA
- a CDS encoding bifunctional DNA primase/polymerase, with the protein MLVVEEPIGVTEAAQVPQQRGEHLLDAAVRYAEERHWDVFPGTWLEAVEGGERCSCGEAACPLPGAHADRPDWAGQATGSGAAARRMWSRQPRASVLLPTGRAFDALEVPESAGFLALARMERMDLTLGPVTCTPDRRMLFFVLPGAAAKASELVRALGWNAEAIDLTGRGEGHYIAAPPTRVGGRGAVQWARKPTQVNRWLPDVDELISPLAYACAREAADARARVS; encoded by the coding sequence GTGCTGGTCGTGGAAGAGCCCATCGGAGTCACGGAAGCCGCACAGGTCCCCCAGCAGCGGGGCGAGCACCTGCTCGACGCCGCGGTGCGGTACGCGGAAGAGCGCCACTGGGACGTGTTCCCCGGCACCTGGCTGGAGGCGGTGGAGGGCGGCGAGCGCTGCTCCTGCGGCGAGGCCGCCTGCCCGCTGCCCGGCGCTCACGCGGACCGGCCCGACTGGGCGGGCCAGGCGACCGGCAGCGGGGCGGCGGCCCGGCGCATGTGGTCCAGGCAGCCGCGCGCCTCGGTGCTCCTGCCGACCGGCCGCGCCTTCGACGCGCTGGAGGTCCCGGAGTCGGCGGGGTTCCTGGCGCTGGCCCGGATGGAGCGGATGGACCTCACGCTCGGCCCGGTCACCTGCACCCCGGACCGCCGGATGCTCTTCTTCGTGCTGCCGGGCGCGGCGGCCAAGGCCTCCGAGCTGGTGCGCGCGCTCGGCTGGAACGCGGAGGCGATCGACCTGACCGGGCGCGGCGAGGGCCACTACATCGCCGCGCCGCCCACCCGGGTCGGCGGCCGGGGCGCCGTGCAGTGGGCCCGTAAGCCCACCCAGGTCAACCGGTGGCTGCCCGATGTGGACGAGCTGATCAGCCCGCTGGCGTACGCCTGCGCACGTGAGGCGGCGGACGCCCGCGCCCGCGTCTCGTAG
- a CDS encoding transcriptional regulator, whose protein sequence is MAARPLVARQPNERLQTLIQEAACSNAGLARRVNMVGAERGLDLRYDKTSVARWLRGQQPRGRAPGIIAEALGRKLGRTVTIDEIGMANGKNLASGVGLQYAPTVAGAVEQVCELWRSDVGRRDLLTGSAVAASALVEPSRDWLISGKDPQVERVAGARVGMADVAAVQAMTTALTDLDHRFGSGHVRPVLVHYLNSVVSGLLSGAYREQVGRELFAAVARLTELGGYMAVDTGQPGLAQRYYIQALRLAQAAGDRAYGGYVLAASMSHLAAQLGNPREIAQLARAAQEGARGQVTPRAQAMFYAAEARGHALLGDARTCHVVMARAVAALEQADPESGDDPDWIAHFDHGYLADELAHCHRDLGQAPEAAKRAKEALAALPETRARRRGIGLVLLASAQVQQREVERACHTGTRAMELLGTVRSSRGAEYLDDLQQRLAPYGQEPAVREFGERLELQAA, encoded by the coding sequence GTGGCAGCAAGGCCTCTCGTAGCCCGCCAGCCCAACGAACGGCTCCAGACGCTCATCCAGGAAGCCGCCTGTTCCAACGCGGGCCTCGCGCGCCGCGTCAACATGGTCGGGGCCGAGCGCGGCCTCGATCTGCGGTACGACAAGACCTCCGTGGCCCGCTGGCTGCGCGGACAACAGCCCCGGGGCCGGGCCCCGGGCATCATCGCCGAGGCGCTCGGCCGCAAGCTGGGCCGTACGGTCACGATCGACGAGATCGGCATGGCCAACGGCAAGAACCTGGCCTCCGGCGTGGGCCTCCAGTACGCGCCGACCGTCGCCGGAGCCGTGGAGCAGGTCTGCGAGCTGTGGCGCAGCGACGTCGGCCGCCGCGATCTGCTCACCGGTTCCGCCGTCGCCGCCTCCGCGCTGGTCGAACCCAGCCGCGACTGGCTGATCTCCGGCAAGGACCCCCAGGTCGAACGGGTGGCCGGGGCCCGGGTCGGGATGGCGGACGTGGCGGCGGTGCAGGCGATGACCACCGCCCTCACCGACCTCGACCACCGCTTCGGCAGCGGCCATGTCCGCCCGGTCCTGGTGCACTACCTCAACAGCGTGGTCTCCGGCCTGCTTTCGGGGGCGTACCGCGAACAGGTCGGCCGCGAGCTGTTCGCCGCCGTCGCCCGGCTCACCGAGCTCGGCGGCTACATGGCGGTCGACACCGGCCAGCCCGGTCTCGCCCAGCGCTACTACATCCAGGCGCTGCGCCTGGCCCAGGCCGCCGGGGACCGGGCGTACGGCGGCTATGTCCTGGCCGCCTCCATGAGCCACCTCGCCGCCCAGCTCGGCAACCCGCGCGAGATCGCCCAACTCGCCCGCGCCGCCCAGGAAGGCGCCCGGGGCCAGGTCACCCCCCGCGCCCAGGCGATGTTCTACGCGGCGGAGGCCCGGGGCCACGCGCTGCTCGGGGACGCCCGGACCTGCCACGTCGTGATGGCACGGGCCGTCGCCGCGCTGGAGCAGGCCGACCCGGAGAGCGGCGACGACCCGGACTGGATCGCCCACTTCGACCACGGCTACCTCGCGGACGAGCTGGCCCACTGCCACCGCGACCTCGGCCAGGCCCCGGAGGCCGCCAAGCGGGCCAAGGAGGCGCTGGCCGCCCTGCCGGAGACCCGGGCCAGGCGCCGGGGCATCGGGCTGGTGCTGCTCGCCTCGGCCCAGGTGCAGCAGCGCGAGGTGGAGCGCGCCTGCCACACGGGGACGCGGGCGATGGAGCTGCTCGGGACGGTGCGCTCCAGCCGGGGCGCCGAATATCTCGACGACCTCCAGCAGCGGCTGGCGCCGTACGGACAGGAGCCGGCGGTACGGGAGTTCGGCGAGCGGCTGGAGCTCCAGGCGGCGTGA